A region from the Coffea eugenioides isolate CCC68of chromosome 9, Ceug_1.0, whole genome shotgun sequence genome encodes:
- the LOC113783052 gene encoding uncharacterized protein LOC113783052 has translation MARSALDEMSATGAFLRTPSTFRNLISRDPNSPFPAEAGRYHLHISYACPWASRCLAYLMIKGLDKCISFTSVKPKWERTKETDEHMGWVFPASSSEEPGADPDPFNGAKSVRELYEIASTNYSGKYTVPVLWDKKLNTIVNNESSEIIRMLNTEFNHLAENPELDLYPSHLQDQINEINGWIYDDINNGVYKCGFAKKQEPYNEAVKKLYEALDKAEEILNKQRYLCGGTVTEADVRLFVTLIRFDEVYAVHFKCNKKLLREYPNLFNYTKDIFQIPGVSSTVNMEHIKKHYYGSHPSINPFGIIPQGPDIDYSSPHDRARFSK, from the exons ATGGCTCGCTCTGCTCTAGATGAGATGTCAGCAACTGGTGCTTTTCTCAGAACTCCTTCAACCTTCCGCAATTTGATATCACGAGATCCAAACTCCCCTTTCCCTGCAGAAGCTGGAAGGTATCACCTACATATATCATACGCTTGCCCCTGGGCGTCCAGATGCCTGGCATACTTGATGATCAAAGGGCTGGACAAATGCATCAGCTTTACA TCTGTCAAACCAAAATGGGAAAGGACTAAGGAGACTGATGAGCACATGGGATGGGTTTTTCCTGCTTCAAGTTCTGAGGAACCAGGTGCTGATCCCGATCCTTTCAACGGGGCTAAAAGTGTCAGAGAGCTGTATGAGATTGCAAGCACAAACTACTCAGGCAAATATACTGTTCCA GTTCTTTGGGATAAGAAACTGAACACGATTGTGAATAATGAGAGTTCGGAGATTATCCGAATGTTAAATACAGAGTTCAACCATCTGGCTGAGAATCCAGAACTGGACCTTTACCCTTCTCATTTGCAAGATCAAATCAATGAGATAAATGGGTGGATATATGATGATATAAATAATGGAGTATATAAGTGTGGGTTTGCAAAGAAGCAAGAGCCTTACAATGAG GCAGTGAAAAAGTTATATGAAGCCTTGGACAAAGCCGAGGAGATACTCAATAAGCAGAGATACCTGTGTGGTGGGACTGTGACTGAAGCAGATGTTCGCCTGTTTGTCACATTAATAAGGTTTGATGAG GTTTATGCAGTTCATTTCAAGTGCAACAAGAAGTTATTACGTGAATATCCAAATCTTTTCAACTACACCAAGGACATCTTTCAGATTCCTGGGGTGAGTAGCACAGTCAACATGGAACACATCAAGAAGCATTACTATGGAAGCCATCCTTCCATCAATCCGTTTGGAATCATCCCCCAGGGTCCAGATATTGACTATTCATCTCCACATGACAGAGCAAGATTCTCCAAGTAA